The genomic DNA AAATCGACGGCGAGATCGCCGATGACATCAACCGCAGCGTCATTCAGGAACAGGTAGAGATGGGCGTCGCCGTGCGTATGGCCTGTATGGACCTGCTGGCGCGCAACCTTCGTGCCGAACGCGGCGCGCGTGCCGCCGGGGTGATGGTATGATATATCCCGGGGATGGAGGTTCTGGTGCCTGAACTGCCACGCGATAGGGTGATGGGGGAGGCGATGTCCCCCCTGCGTGAGGGAGAGGCGATCCTTGCGGAATGGCCTGCCGATAAGGAACGCTATTGGCGCAGCCATGCGATCATGGCGGTGCTGGGCGGGGCTTTGGGCGGTGTGGTGTTGCTGGCGATTGGCAATCCGACGCCCTGGGTCGGCCCTGTGGCGGCGGTTCTTGCGATGGGCGTGCGCGCTTGGTATCTTGCGTCCGAGGCATTGGCAGGCCGTTGGCGGCTGACCACCCAACGTTTGCAAGGGCCCGGCGGGCGGCAGGTCTCATTGGGGCAGATCACCACCGTGCGGCCATTCTTTGGTGATGTGCAGGTGATCTCCCAGGCGGGCGACAAACATTTGATGAAATATCTGGCCGATGGGGCGGGCGTGGCCGCGGCCATCCAATCTGCCAAAGCGGGGTTTAATCCATGACTGTCTTTCTTGAAAACGCCCGCATTATTAATCCAGAGACGCTGGAGGAAAGCTCGGGAAACCTGATCCTTCATGAGGGGTTGATCGCGGCTATAGGCGCTGCCAGTGCCCCCAAAGGCGCGCAGATAATTGATTGTGCAGGAAAATGCGTGGCCCCCGGTATCGTCGATCTTGGCGTGAAAATCGGTGAGCCGGGTGAGCGGCACCGCGAGAGCTTCCGCTCGGCAGGGCTTGCGGCGGCGGCGGGCGGCGTGACCACGATCATCGCGCGCCCCGATACCAGCCCCGCGATTGACACGCCTGAGGTGCTGGAATTCGTGACCCGCCGCGCGGCTGAGGCACCCGTGCGCATCCATCACATGGCCGCGCTGACCAAATCCCGCAAGGGGCATGAGATGGTTGAGATCGGCTTTATGCTTGATGCCGGTGCGCTGGCTTTTACCGATTGCGATCATGTGGTGACGGATACCAAGGTGCTGGGTCGCGCGCTCAGCTATGCGCGCAGTCTTGGCGCGTTGGTGATCGGCCATCCCCAAGATCCGGGCCTGTCCAAAGGGGCGGCGGTGACCAGTGGCAAGTTCGCCTCGCTTTTGGGCCTGCCGGGGGTGCACCCTATGGCGGAACGCATCGGGCTGGACCGTGATCTTGGCATGGTGGAGATGACGGGCGTGCGCTATCACGCCGATCAGATCACCTGTGCGCGGTCGCTGCCACCGCTGGAACGCGCCAAGGCCAACGGGCTGGATGTGACGGCAGGGGTTTCTATCCACCATCTGACATTGAATGATCTGGACGTGGGCGATTACCGCAGCTTTTTCAAACTGACCCCACCCCTGCGCCCCGAAGAGGACCGGATGGCGGTGGTGGAGGCGGTTGCCTCGGGCTTGATCGACATCATCTGTTCCATGCATTCCCCGCAGGATGAAGAAAGCAAACGCCTGCCGTTTGAGGATGCAGCCCCCGGCGCCGTGGCCTTGCAGACCTTTTTGCCTGCGGCGATGCGGCTTTATCATGCCGGTGCGATGGACCTGCCGATGCTGTTCCGGGCGATGTCCCTGAACCCGGCCAAACGGCTTGGCTTGCCACAAGGCCGGATGGCCGAGGGCGCGCCTGCGGATCTGGTGCTCTTTGATCCCGATGCGCCCTTTATGCTGGACCGCAGCAAGCTTTTGTCAAAATCCAAGAACACCCCCTTTGACGGGCAACGGATGGAGGGGCGGGTGATCGCCACTTTCGTTGCAGGCCGTCAGGTGTTTGGCCAAGAAGGGATGAACAATGCCTGATATTACAACCGCGCCGCTTATGCTGCTGTTGGTGGCTGTGCTTGGCTATCTGCTGGGGTCGGTGCCCTTTGGGCTGGTGATCACCCGAGCGCTGGGCCTTGGGGATTTGCGTAGCATCGGATCGGGCAATATCGGTGCCACCAATGTGCTGCGCACCGGCAATAAAGGCGCGGCACTGGCCACGCTCTTGCTGGATGCGGGCAAGGGCGGGATTGCGGTGCTGATCGCGCGGGCGGCCTTTGGCGCGGATGCCGCACAGGTGGCGGGGCTTGCCGCGTTCTTGGGGCATATCTTTCCGGTCTGGCTGGGGTTCAAGGGCGGTAAAGGGGTTGCGACCTTCCTTGGCACCCTTTTGGCACTGGCTTGGCCGGTCGGGTTGGCGGCCTGTGCAAGCTGGCTGGCGGCGGCGGTTTTGGGGCGGATTTCCTCGCTTGCGGCGCTTGTTGCGGCGGCCTCATCGACAATCTGGATGTTGGTGCTGGGGTATGAGCGGATGATGTTTTTAGGGATCATCCTGACGCTTTTGGTCTATTGGCGGCACGCTGAGAACATCAAACGCATCAAGGCAGGCACCGAGCCAAAAATCGGCAAAAAGGGCTAAACGCCCTTTGCCAAAGCCTCTAGGTAGGCCCTTGTGCAACTGGTGACATGGCGAAAGCGGTCCCCTCCCAGATGGGTGCCGCCGTACCAGCGTGTCACCACGACGATGTGATCTGTCAGCCCCTCTCGTTCCAACATGCGCAAGATCGCGGCGGCGGCTCCCGCCTCGCCGTCATCATTCCGCTGCGGGCCGTCGCAGAGGGATGCGGCCCAGCTGTTATGCGTGGCCTTGGCGAATTTCTTATGCGATTTTAGTGTCTTGAGGAACGCCGCGATGTCCTCTGTGTTGCGCACCGGCCCGCCAGACACAGCATAGCGCGACCCGCGATCCTTTATAACGTTCAATATTTGCAGCATCTCGTGTCAACTCGTGGTGGGGGCAAGTTTGGCAATGCGCGCGACGACAGCCTCAAGGGCGGTTTGTTCATGCGGCATCATCTTGTCATGGCTGCGCGATTGCGCCCGTTCCGCCTGCACGAGGGCGGTTTTGCCAAAGCGGGCAGGGGCGATTTGCGCCAGCGCCAGCAGGGCCTTTTGGAGCCGCATCTGCACCGCAAAGATCGCGGCCCCGTCACGGGCGATCGGGGGGAAAATATCCTCCATCATATCCTCTAGCGTGAGGGCAGGCACCCAGATGTGCGGATAGCTCAGCTCCGGCTCCTGATCCTCGGCCAGAGGGGCGAGCAGGCGGACGGTGCGGCCCAGAATATCAATCGCGGTGCCGGGATCATTGACGGCAGGCGAGAGCGCACGCTCGGCAATCTCGGCCAGAACCGACAGCCCGAAGCGGGGATCTTGTTCAAAGCTGCGGGTCTCTCCGATGGTGAAAGCGTCAATGATCTTGTCGTCATCCTTGGGTCTCTCGCCAAGGATATAGGCAACTGCGATGCCGGGATGCACAAATGCGCCGGGCAGGGCAGTTAGATAAACCTGACAATTCAGGTCCTCGGCACGGTCTTGAAGCCAGTCCATATGCACATATCGAACATAACCGATGTCATTGGGATAAATCGGATAGGCATCGGGCGGGGGCGGGCCGGGGTGGCCATGCCCGCCCAGATAGGGCGCGCGCAAACGGGCAGAAAGGGCGCGTCGGGCGGCGGCCTCTACCTTGTCGATGGAATCGTCCATCTGCCCGAATACCGTCAAATGCGCGATCCACCGCAATATGGCGATCACCACAATCAAGACGACGACAATGGACACCACGAACAGCACTAGCCGGTCGTTATCGGTCAACACGCCACCATTCAGGGCGATAATCCCGATAAGGCTGTAAAGAAAAGACCCCAGAAACGTCGCCAGCACCCGATGCGTGGTGCGGTCTGCCTTGAGCAGGGTAGTCGCGCGGGGGGTCACCGCCGAGGCAGCACCGGCAAAGGCCGATACCATGATGCCAAGTGAAAAGGTCACCACCGCCAGCATCGAACTGGCAAGGATTGTCAAAACCGACTCGACCGCACCCGACCCAAGCGACGCGCCAAGACCCGAGGGCAACAGCGGCCCGATCACAATGGCACCCAGATTGGTGACCACCGCCAAAATGGCGTAAAGCACCGTTACGACCCAGAGCTTTTGAAGCAGCTCCCGAATAAAAAGTCGCCACTTGGATATCATCAGGTCTGCCTTTGTTGGGTTCTGGGCCTTAGTCTGGCGGCTGAAAGGACGCGTGGCAAGGCCGCTTAGCGCAATCCGTTGACCACCTTTTGCACCGTGGCGCGGCGTGCCGAATTGGGCGGGTGGCTGCCAAGGAACTGGTCACCGGGATCGGGCAAACGATCAAAATAGGCGGCACCGCGCAGCGCGTCAAAGCCCGCCCGCTCGGTCAACTCAGCGCCAAGGGCATCTGCCTCCAGCTCGAACCCTTTGGAAAAGCGGCGCGCCCCGACAGAGGCCCCGAACTGCTGCGCCTTCAGGATCGCGGCCTCATCCCCGCCACTGACGGCGATCAACAGCCCGGCGAGCATCGCCCCCTGGCTGGCGCTTTGCTGCTGCTGCGGGATATGGCCCATGATGTGATGCGCGGCCTCATGGCCCATAACAAAGGCAAGCTCGTCAACATTTTCGGCATTGGCGATCAGCGCGAGGTTGAAGGCCAGCACCGGCCTGCCTTGCGTATCCAGTGTTTGAAAGGCATTGGGGCTTTGGCTTGGGCGGTCGTCGATTGCGATCTGAAAATCGCAGTTCTGGTATTGCGTGAGGGCGCGGCAATATTGTTCGGCCACCGGCTCCATCGCGTTCACCGCCATCAGAAAGTTCTGCTTGGCCCGCGCCGAGGGTTCGGTTTGCGCTGTGGTTTGCGGGGGCAGACTGACAGGTTGGCTGGGCACCACACAGCCCGCCAAAAGCGCCAACCCCATAATCGCAACGATCAACCGCATCTTGCACCTCATGCATTTCCAACGCCTGTCTAGCAGAAGTGCGCGCCGCGGAAAAAGCCCTTTCACCAAGCTGTGTGCCGATTACTCCAGCCGGAAAACCTTGTCGCGGCTGGTGGCCCCGCGCACCAGAACCAACCGCGATTTCGCCACCCCAAGCGCTTTTGCCAGCAGTTTGATAACAGCGGCCGTGGCCTTGCCATCCTCGGGGACGGTGGTGACATAGACGCGGATTTGATCGTTATCCGTGGTGATGGTGTTGCGCGCCGCCTTGGGTGTGACACGCACGCTGAACTCGGTACCGACGGGGATAGAAAGAGGGGGCGGTTTGGCCATATCGGGGGCTTTCACTTGGCAAGGTAAGTGTACACTTTACGTGCGCAAGACGCTAGCATAGGGCAGAAGGATGCAGGAGGCCCATGATGCGCAAATTGATTTTGATCTCCACGCTGGCGCTTTTGGCGGGCTGTGGTACCCCGCAAGAACGCTGCATCGCCGGTGCCACCCGTGATTTGCGCATTGTGGACCGTTTGATCGGGGAAACCGATCGCAACCTTGAACGGGGATATGCGCTGGAGGATGTTGTGCGAACCCGCACGCGTTGGGTTATGTGCCGCCCGCCCAAAGCTGCCACCAAGGACAAGGAAGCAGAGCCCGCCAGAATGTGTATGCGCGATTCGAGCTATACCGTGACCCGCCCCAAAGCGATCAACCTTGCCGAGGAGCGTGAAAAACTGGCCGAGTTGGAAAAGAAACGTGCCGAGCTTTTGCGCAGTGCCGCCCGCGAAGTGGCCGGTTGCAAGATTGCCCACCCGGAATAGCGCTTAATGCGCAGGCGCACTGGCCGCATCAATCAGCCCGCGCCCGCCATCCAGCGTCACGATTTGACCGGTCATGAAAGCGGAGGCGTCAGAGGCAAGGTATTGCACCGTCTCCGAAATCTCGTCGGCGGCAGCGATCCGGCCGAGGGGCGTGGCCTTGAGGATCTGTTCGCGGTAATCACTGTTTTCCTTCAGGGCAACTTGCAGGCTATCGCTTAGCACCGATCCGAAAGACACGGCATTGACCCGAATCCGATCCGGCGCCAGCGCTACGGCCAGCGAACGCGTCATCTGCTCTACCGCGGCACAAGAGATGGAATAGCCCAAAAGTTCCGGCTGGGTGCGCCGCGCGGCAATAGAGGAGAAGTTGATGATGGAGCCGATGGCCCCCTCGGTGTTCCCCGCCTTTTCGGCCTGCAAAATCATGCGCTTGGCTGTCAGCTGTGACAGACGCAGGCTGGTCAAAAGGTTTTGCTGCCACATCAGCTCTACGGCATCCTCATCGGGGTTGAGCGCATCCGAAGGCGCCATTTTGCGCGCGGCATTGACCAGAATATCCACGCGGTCAAAGGCATCAATCGTGGCCGAAAGCAGGTTGGCGATGGTCAGTTTTTCGCGCAGATCCCCGCCAAAATAGCGCAGCGCGCCTTCGGCCTTGGCCTCTTCGCAGCACTCACTTTCCAAAAGCGATTCGTTAACGTCGGCGAACATCACATTGGCGCCTTTGGCCAGAAAATGCCGTGCAACGGACAGGCCGATCCCTGCCGCAGATCCGGTGATGATGGCAGTCTTTCCGGTAAGCGAAAACGACATGGGGTCTCTCCTAGCGGTTCGGGCGCGCGGCGCGGGTGATGCGGAAACGCTTGTCGCTTCCGATCTCCTCCACCTGTTGAAACAAGGTGGCAAGCGTTCTGTCATAGGGCAAGTGGCGGTTGGCGACCAGCCATAGCGTGCCATGCGGCGCCAAGAGCCGTGCTGCGGCCTGCAAGAACGCTTGGCCCAACGCAGGATCGGGGTCGCGGCCTGCGTGGAACGGCGGGTTGCAGATCACGGCATCCACACCGCGGTCCAGCTTGAAACGGGTGGCATCCGCCCAATGAAATTGCGCGCGCGGGTCGAGGATGTTGACGCGGGCACAGGCCAGCGCATTGGCCTCTGCCTCAACCAGATGCAGTGTTTTTACGCTGGGCTGCCGCAAGATCTCATGGGCCAAAAAGCCCCAGCCCGCCCCAAGCTCAATGATCTGCGCGGGCAGTTTTTCGGGCAGATGGGCCGCCAGAAGGACCGACCCCGCATCCGGCGCATCGGCGGAAAACACGCCCGGTAGGGTTTGAAACCCGCCCTCGATGGTCTGGGGTTTTGCGGCCCAATCGGCCATATCATCCGCGCCGGGCCGAAAGGAGAACAGCTTGCCATGCGCCTTGGCCACGGTTTCCGACAGGGTAAACCGTTTGCGCAGATCGCGCAGCAGGCTGTCGATGCCATCGGTTTTTTGCCCGTCCACAATGATCATACCGTCGGGTTGCAGCAAGGCCGCTGCCTGCGCCAAAAGGGCATAAGCCTCGGCTTTGGCGCGGGGCACACAGACCAGAGCGGCTGCAAAACGCGCCTCGGCAGGGGGCTCCGCCACTACATTGTAGCCGCGCGCGACCAAGGCGTCATAGTCGGTGCGCATGCCTTGCATCACACAGACCCGCTCCATCGGCAGCATCGACAAATCATCCGTGCCGCGCGGGCGCAGCACCAATATGTCACCCGAATCGGGCAACGCCATCAAATCGTTTCGCAAGGCGAATAAAAGTCGTTCTGAACGCATGAGCAGCCGAACAAAGCGGCCAAAATCCTTTTGATGGGGGAGGTTTTACTCTTTTTCCATGGTGCATTGCAGCGGATGTTGGTGACGACGCGCAAAATCCATCACCTGCGCCACTTTGGTTTCGGCCACTTCAAAGGACAGCACGGCAACAACCGCCAGTCCCTTTTTGTGCACCGTCAGCATGATCTCAAAGGCCTGCGCATGGTTAAGGCCGAAGAATCGCTCCAGAATATGCACAACAAATTCCATTGGCGTGAAATCATCGTTGAGGATCAGCACTTTATACATGGGTGGGCGCTGTGTCTTCGGCTTTGGTTTGGCCATGATGGTCGCGCCGTCATCGGTTCCATCCGGCTTTTCAGACATCTGGAATGGCAAATGAGGCACGATGATAGCTCCGGCTGTTGTGGCAAACTTCTGTATCATGGTCTCAATATAGGGTTTTGCAAGGATGCGCAAAGGGGGTCGCCAGTCTTGGTTGATCTGGGGCAGAATCGGCGTAATTATGGCGCGAAAACAAGGGAATCCCATAAGAAATGCGTAAGATTTTAACCGTTGGCTTTGATGCTGATGATACGCTTTGGCAAAATGAGGCGTTCTTCCGGCTGACGCAGGCGCATTTTGTCGATCTTCTGTCCGATTATGCGACTTCGGGTCACCTCCATGATCGTCTTTTGGCGGCAGAGCGGCGCAATCTGGGACAGTACGGCTTTGGCATCAAGGGGTTTGTGCTGTCGATGATCGAAACCGCGATCGAGGTGACGCAGGGCCGTGTTGCTGCCACCGTCATTGCCGAGATCATGGCCGCAGGCCGCGAGATGCTTGACCACCCGATAGAGCTGCTTCCCCATGCGCAGGATGCCGTGGTGGCTGCGGCCCGCGATCATCAGGTCTTGTTGATAACAAAGGGTGATTTGCTGGACCAAGAGCGGAAACTTGCCCAGTCCGGCCTTGGGGATTTGTTTCATGGTGTTGAGATCGTTTCCGACAAAACACCCGAGGCTTACACCAAGATTTTTGCGCGTCACGGAGGCGTTGCCGAACGGGCGCTGATGGTTGGCAACTCCTTGAAATCCGATGTTATCCCGGTGATTTCTGTGGGCGGACACGGTGTCCATATCCCGCATGGAGAGCCTTGGGCACTGGAATATGCAGAGCCGCCAGAGGCCAGTCATCCCCGCTACCATGCCTTGCCAGATCTGGGCGGATTATCGGCATTATTGGGTGCGTTGCATAACGGCAATACGCTATAGCTAGGGGTATCATTTTGATATACCGCTAGATGTGGCGGGTTGTCGCCAAATGTTAACAAGGCATTAAAAGCCTTTGAAATGATAGTTAAAATTGGGGTTTTCTGATTGCCCATTTCCATGCTACCTTCTGCCAAGCAGTAAAAGCCCCACAAAAAAACCGGGGCACAATGAGGCAGGAATAAGGGACCAGCGACGTGGCATCGCTTCAAGGGCTTTTCGCCCGAATCTTTCTATTGATCGCATTTGCGACCTTCATTTCAGTTATGTCTGTCCGTTCAGGTCAGGCGGCACCCTATGCGGCGGTGGTAATTGACGCGCGCAGTGGTGAAATGCTGTATGATCAGAACGCCGATGCGCGATTGCATCCGGCCTCTTTGACCAAAATGCTTACACTTTATATCGCTTTTGATGCCGTGCGTCGGGGTGAGGTGTCCTTGGATACCCAGATCACCGTGTCCAAGAACGCGGCGTCCAAACCGCCCTCCAAGCTAGGGCTGCGGGCGGGTCAGCGAATCGCATTGCGCTATTTGATACGGGCGGCTGCGGTGAAATCTGCCAATGATGCCGCCTCGGCGATCGGGGACCATTTGGGCGGGTCCGAGGCCGGTTTTGCTGCGCGGATGAACCGGACGGCCAAGGCGTTGGGGATGCGCAATTCAACCTTCAAGAACGCCAACGGGCTTACGGCCTCGGGGCATCTGTCCACTGCCCGTGATATGACGTTGCTGGGCCGCCGTCTGTTCTATGACTTCCCAGAGTATTACAACATCTTCTCGCGGTTGCAGACCGATGCGGGCATGACAACGGTGCGCAACACAAATCGCAGATTCCTGAACGATTACAAAGGCGCGGACGGAATCAAGACCGGCTACACCTCGGCTGCGGGTTTCAACCTGACAGCCTCGGCCGAACGTGGCAACAAGCGGATCATCGCAACCATTTTTGGCGGCAAATCCACGGCAGACCGTAACGCCAAAATGGCAAAGCTGTTGGATCTGGGCTTTGGCGACGCCAAAAATAATGTCGCCGTGCGCAAACCTGCGCCGGCCAATTTGGATGCTGCTATCGCGGCGGCTGAAACGCAGGGTAACGGCGACGGGCGCAGCGCAGGTAAGACCATTCGGCTTGTGACTGTGCTGAAAACCTCTCCTCGGCCGCGGTCGCGTCCGGTAAGCGAAGAGCGTGTAGCCGCCACCGCCGAGGCTGTTTTGGCGATGCAGGAGGATATTGCAGGCTTGTTGGCAGAGGTGGCAGCCCCGTTGCCGCAGCCCGTGCCCGCAGCCGCGATTGAGGCGGCTATCGCAATGGCCCGCCCCGAACCGCGCCCCGATACGATTGCCGCACCAAGCGAGGATGTCGAGGTCGCGCTTGGTGCGTCCCCCGCACCGACTGCCATTACCGAGACGTCAATGGCACTGGTCAATCCTGCTGCTGTCATCGAGTCAACGCCGCGCAAACGGCCTGCCAGATTGTTGGTCGCCAGTGCGGAGCCTGCAAAAACGGCCCCCCAAGCGCCACCGGTGGTGGTCACGCGGGTCTCGACCTCGGGCGGGCGTCATTGGGGCGTGAACCTTGGCCGGTTCCCTTCTCGGTCAAGCGCGGAGCGTGTGCTGATGAAAACGGCCCTTTCCGAATCGGTGTCCTTGCGTGACGGCTTGCGTAAGGTGATTGAACGGCGCGGCGGCTATGATGCGAACTTCATGGGGCTCAGCCGTGATCAGGCTGATCTTGCGTGTCGTCGCCTGCAGGCCCGCGCCGTGCAGTGCTTTACCATTGGGCCTTGAGGCCCCATCCCACTGAAGGAAACCGCCATGCCCCGTCCCGTCTTTGTCATTCCGGCCCCTGAGCAAGCCAGCGTTGCAGTTTCTGGCGGGACCGCCCGTTTTCCGGTTCGGCGGATCTTTTGTGTCGGCCGCAACTACGGCGAGCATGCGCGCGAAATGGGCCATGATCCGGATGTAGAGCCACCTTTCTTTTTCACCAAACCCGCTGATGCCGTTGTGGATGATGGCGCAGAGGTTGTGTTTCCACCCCAGACCGAAGATCTGCACCATGAGGCAGAGCTGGTCGTCGCCATCGGCACGGGCGGGGCGAATATCACGACCGAAGATGCGCTTTCGCATGTCTGGGGCTATGCGGCGGGCAACGACCTGACGCGCCGCGATATGCAGGCGGCGGCCAAGGCGGCGCGGCGCCCTTGGGATATGTCCAAAGGGTTTGACCATTCGGCGGTGATCGGCGCGCTGCACCGTGCGGTTGACGGGGCGGTACCACAGGGCCGCATCCGGTGCTTGGTAGATGGTGACTTGCGTCAGGATGCCGATCTGGCTGAAATGATCTGGCCCGTTGAAGGGGTCATCGCGTATCTGTCGGCTTTGGTCGCCCTTGCGCCGGGGGATCTGATCATGACCGGTACCCCCGCAGGGGTTGGCCCGATCAAGCCCGGCCAGCTTTGCACGGTCGAAATCGACGGGCTGTCCCCCGCCAGCGTAAAGCTCGGCTAGGCACGGCCGGAGGTGGCGGAAAGCGCCAGCGGCTCTACCCCCAGATGACGCAAGGATTCGGCCCATTTGGTCGCATCGTTTTCCGAAAAGACCAAGCCCTCGGCGGCGTCGGATGTCAGCCAGTCATTGCGCAGAATCTCTGCCTCTAGCTGGTCTGGCCCCCAACCGGCATAGCCAAGCGCCAAAAGCGCGTCATTGGGTCCTTCGCCCCGGCCAAGTGCGCGCAAAACATCCTGGGTCGCGGTCATGCCAAAGCGGCCGGAAATATCCATCGTGCCGTCGGTCGTGTGATATTCCGGCGAATGCAGCACAAAACCGCGCCCACGTTCAACCGGCCCGCCGAAATGCACCGAGATGCCGCGCCCCTCGGACATATGCGGGATGCCCAATTGTTCCAGCAGATCGGGGAATGTCAGATCGGTCACGGGCTTGTTGATGATCAATCCCATTGACCCCTCACGCGAATGCGCACAGATCAAGATTACCGTACCTTCAAAGCGCGGGTCCTCCATGCCGGGCATGGCGATTAGCAGTTTTCCGGTCAGATCCATTGTTTCAGTTTTTTCCATGAGTTGAACATGGGGCCGGTGGCGCGAATCCTCAAGCCCTTTTGCGTGGGAGGACGGCGATTGCGCCGATATGGGGCGCAAGCTAACGTCTAAGTGATTGTAAACTGTTGCGCGAAATGGGTAACTAAGGGTTATGAATATGAAACATAGCTTTCTTGCCCTTGGCTTTGCCGCCCTATTGGCCCCAGCCGTACAGGCGCAGCCGCAGATTTTGACCGCCGGCCTGCGCACTGGTTGGCAGATGGAAAACGGCAACCAGATGGTCGCCTTTCAAATGACGCTGCTGGAGGGGTGGAAAACCTATTGGCGCGCGCCGGGCGATGCGGGGATTCCACCGCAGTTTGACTGGTCGGGATCGCAGAACGTGAAATCGGTGCGCTTTCACTGGCCGCGCCCCTCGGTGCTTGCCGTGGGGGGGATGCAGACCTTTGGCTACAACCGGGAGCTGGTCTTGCCGGTAGAGGTGGTACCGCAAGACCCGAGCCTGCCGGTTGCGCTGAAGGCCTCGGTCGATCTGGGCGTGTGTTCGGATATCTGCGTGCCTGCGACCTTTAACGTGGCGGGCCTGTTGCCCCAACCCGGTGTGCCGGATGAAGTAATAACCCGTGCCCTGCACAAACGGCCCTCCACCGCGAAAGAGGCGGGGGTGCGCCATGCCACCTGTGCCATCACCCCGCAAAAGGATGGGCTACGGCTGGCGGTTTCATTGGACATGCCCTCAGCGGGCGGGGATGAGGTGGTTGTGGTGGAGCCGGGGCAGGCGGGTGTCTGGGTCTCTCCGGCCGATGTGACGCGCAAGGGGCAGAAGCTGCAGGCCGAGGTCGATCTGGTCGGCCCCTCGGGTGGCGTGTTCACGCTGCAACGGGATGCGATTGTGCTGACGGTTCTGGGCAAACACCGTGCGGTGGAAATTCAGGGCTGTGCC from Pseudorhodobacter turbinis includes the following:
- the pyrC gene encoding dihydroorotase; translation: MTVFLENARIINPETLEESSGNLILHEGLIAAIGAASAPKGAQIIDCAGKCVAPGIVDLGVKIGEPGERHRESFRSAGLAAAAGGVTTIIARPDTSPAIDTPEVLEFVTRRAAEAPVRIHHMAALTKSRKGHEMVEIGFMLDAGALAFTDCDHVVTDTKVLGRALSYARSLGALVIGHPQDPGLSKGAAVTSGKFASLLGLPGVHPMAERIGLDRDLGMVEMTGVRYHADQITCARSLPPLERAKANGLDVTAGVSIHHLTLNDLDVGDYRSFFKLTPPLRPEEDRMAVVEAVASGLIDIICSMHSPQDEESKRLPFEDAAPGAVALQTFLPAAMRLYHAGAMDLPMLFRAMSLNPAKRLGLPQGRMAEGAPADLVLFDPDAPFMLDRSKLLSKSKNTPFDGQRMEGRVIATFVAGRQVFGQEGMNNA
- the plsY gene encoding glycerol-3-phosphate 1-O-acyltransferase PlsY, encoding MPDITTAPLMLLLVAVLGYLLGSVPFGLVITRALGLGDLRSIGSGNIGATNVLRTGNKGAALATLLLDAGKGGIAVLIARAAFGADAAQVAGLAAFLGHIFPVWLGFKGGKGVATFLGTLLALAWPVGLAACASWLAAAVLGRISSLAALVAAASSTIWMLVLGYERMMFLGIILTLLVYWRHAENIKRIKAGTEPKIGKKG
- a CDS encoding YigZ family protein, whose product is MLQILNVIKDRGSRYAVSGGPVRNTEDIAAFLKTLKSHKKFAKATHNSWAASLCDGPQRNDDGEAGAAAAILRMLEREGLTDHIVVVTRWYGGTHLGGDRFRHVTSCTRAYLEALAKGV
- a CDS encoding DUF2254 domain-containing protein; the encoded protein is MISKWRLFIRELLQKLWVVTVLYAILAVVTNLGAIVIGPLLPSGLGASLGSGAVESVLTILASSMLAVVTFSLGIMVSAFAGAASAVTPRATTLLKADRTTHRVLATFLGSFLYSLIGIIALNGGVLTDNDRLVLFVVSIVVVLIVVIAILRWIAHLTVFGQMDDSIDKVEAAARRALSARLRAPYLGGHGHPGPPPPDAYPIYPNDIGYVRYVHMDWLQDRAEDLNCQVYLTALPGAFVHPGIAVAYILGERPKDDDKIIDAFTIGETRSFEQDPRFGLSVLAEIAERALSPAVNDPGTAIDILGRTVRLLAPLAEDQEPELSYPHIWVPALTLEDMMEDIFPPIARDGAAIFAVQMRLQKALLALAQIAPARFGKTALVQAERAQSRSHDKMMPHEQTALEAVVARIAKLAPTTS
- a CDS encoding M48 family metallopeptidase; amino-acid sequence: MRLIVAIMGLALLAGCVVPSQPVSLPPQTTAQTEPSARAKQNFLMAVNAMEPVAEQYCRALTQYQNCDFQIAIDDRPSQSPNAFQTLDTQGRPVLAFNLALIANAENVDELAFVMGHEAAHHIMGHIPQQQQSASQGAMLAGLLIAVSGGDEAAILKAQQFGASVGARRFSKGFELEADALGAELTERAGFDALRGAAYFDRLPDPGDQFLGSHPPNSARRATVQKVVNGLR
- a CDS encoding DUF167 domain-containing protein, with protein sequence MAKPPPLSIPVGTEFSVRVTPKAARNTITTDNDQIRVYVTTVPEDGKATAAVIKLLAKALGVAKSRLVLVRGATSRDKVFRLE
- a CDS encoding SDR family NAD(P)-dependent oxidoreductase yields the protein MSFSLTGKTAIITGSAAGIGLSVARHFLAKGANVMFADVNESLLESECCEEAKAEGALRYFGGDLREKLTIANLLSATIDAFDRVDILVNAARKMAPSDALNPDEDAVELMWQQNLLTSLRLSQLTAKRMILQAEKAGNTEGAIGSIINFSSIAARRTQPELLGYSISCAAVEQMTRSLAVALAPDRIRVNAVSFGSVLSDSLQVALKENSDYREQILKATPLGRIAAADEISETVQYLASDASAFMTGQIVTLDGGRGLIDAASAPAH
- a CDS encoding class I SAM-dependent methyltransferase, with the protein product MRSERLLFALRNDLMALPDSGDILVLRPRGTDDLSMLPMERVCVMQGMRTDYDALVARGYNVVAEPPAEARFAAALVCVPRAKAEAYALLAQAAALLQPDGMIIVDGQKTDGIDSLLRDLRKRFTLSETVAKAHGKLFSFRPGADDMADWAAKPQTIEGGFQTLPGVFSADAPDAGSVLLAAHLPEKLPAQIIELGAGWGFLAHEILRQPSVKTLHLVEAEANALACARVNILDPRAQFHWADATRFKLDRGVDAVICNPPFHAGRDPDPALGQAFLQAAARLLAPHGTLWLVANRHLPYDRTLATLFQQVEEIGSDKRFRITRAARPNR
- the clpS gene encoding ATP-dependent Clp protease adapter ClpS: MSEKPDGTDDGATIMAKPKPKTQRPPMYKVLILNDDFTPMEFVVHILERFFGLNHAQAFEIMLTVHKKGLAVVAVLSFEVAETKVAQVMDFARRHQHPLQCTMEKE
- a CDS encoding HAD family hydrolase; this encodes MRKILTVGFDADDTLWQNEAFFRLTQAHFVDLLSDYATSGHLHDRLLAAERRNLGQYGFGIKGFVLSMIETAIEVTQGRVAATVIAEIMAAGREMLDHPIELLPHAQDAVVAAARDHQVLLITKGDLLDQERKLAQSGLGDLFHGVEIVSDKTPEAYTKIFARHGGVAERALMVGNSLKSDVIPVISVGGHGVHIPHGEPWALEYAEPPEASHPRYHALPDLGGLSALLGALHNGNTL